tgtaagctggcttttggaatcctacaattccctggaagacaagaccctcctcctccagatgagggaggaaggagaaagggaggagggaggaaggagggagagggagggaggaaggagggagggagggaggaagggaggattaCGCTTCCTGATGTTAGCAGTGTAGGTCTGCAATTGAACAtcgaatgagatttctgaccttaaaacactgctttgtgtcaaatccagattttttttctgccacttttgatgtgtatttcactcaaccatgtcttcctccaggtattagaccccttgaaacatcttttccatcatttttctagccagtatAAATTTTTCTAAATATTCAAgtttgcctctccattgaagtctattgcggttcgcaaaagttcgggcGGAccaaactttcgcggtaggtttgcgaaccgggttcgcgaacctaaaatcagaggttcgggccatctctaatcatggCCTGTGATTCCGGATTTTTGAGGCAAATTAGGGTAAAATCCGGGCCGAATTCGTAAGGCTATTTTAAATCCGGATCAAAATCATGACTTTAGCGGATTTTGATTCcgccgtggccggatttattcgaatccgtgatcgggggtatccgagcatcaggttccctttaatactttcAGGGCTGTTTTATACTACAAGCGATTGGCTGCATTGTGCGATCTTTTTCAGATCATCTGTAAATGGTAAAATGCGAGGACATcagcaaaataatgaaaatcatcGGTATTTAGACTGGCTGCGCTTCCATTGCATTTTCCGATCACACGGGATTAGTTGATCACAAGGACCCCACGATTAACATGGGGCTTGCAGTGCTCTTTTCACACTGGCGCACTTTGGGGTTGTGGGGTTCTGTGGCCAAACGTGAACAGTTACATGTTACATTTTCACATTGCATTCGTTTTTTTAACTACCGTTGAATATCGCAAGTAGCAAACACGATCAGTGTAAACAGAGGAAATTTCTCCCGCAGGCGCAGCTCATATAACCTGACAGGACGAGAGATGTGGCCACCACCAATTAATTTCACAATGTAaaccagggaaaggaaagatttcacaatgcgcCAAACACTGACTTTATTTATCAATGAATATTGTGGGAAAAAAGCAGTTTTCATTGATTTTTGTTGATTTCCCATCAGTTCCTCTTGAAGAATCGGTTGAAGATTGGCTGAATTCACAGAAATTCCTTTCTCCATGAAGTCTAGTAAAATCGTAAAGTCTGAATTGGTCCCTCAGCCtagaagcagggccggttcaagctaAAATGTGACCCCAGGGCAAAAAGAATCCGGGGCCCCCCCAATACCTaccacaaccccctcccccccgtggCTGCAGCCGgccggatccccccccccccctcgcttgcTGGGGGAGAGAGCAGGAAGTGAAGGACAATCACTACAGGGGAGACATACGGAAGCTGCATCGTCTGGATTTTTCGGAAGGGGAGTGTACCCATCTCCAACTGCCTTTATTACACTGCGGGGGGCAGCGTGGGGGGAAGGGGATGGATCTGGCTGGCAGCAGCTGTGGGATAGCACGTAGGGGTATCTAGCTGGCCCGGCGGCCATATGATTTGAATCAaaagggggacacttgggggccGCTACGGATTCgggggccctgggacaattgccccCTCTGCCtatatggaagcgccggccctgcctagaAGTCTCTCAATGGACCTGTGAGGTCCTGACATTGTGGTCATGTAACGGTGGACTTGCCACACTTGGCTCCTTGGACCACCGGCCACAGATTTATCAGTTTCTCCATTTTGACCCCGTGGACCACCAGGGCGCGCTGAAAGGTACAAGCATTGAAATCATGTCCAAACACATAAAATCGCTCATCATTGCGGTACGTCAAATTGGCTGCCAGAGCCAGGAAGCCGAAATACACATCGTCCAATGGGAAGACGGGCAgttcctgagaagcctggtagagAAGACCAACAGAGGGTCCCGGAAAGATGAACCCCCCTCCAGATAGGAAGTCGGGATAATTGGAGTTTGACAGCAAAGTCTCGGAAACCTGGTATTTTCCACCGCGGAAGACTCGAGCCTTGTGTTGGACTGAGCCGTGTAATGTGTGGGGTGTCCCGTATTCCCCAATGTACTCCACCAATACGGGCGGGTTCACAAACTCATCATCATCCCCTGCAAGGAACACAATGATAGATTATAAATATGGTTACTGTGGCATTAAATGCCTAATTAACACTAGTTACAGTGCATCTGAACTcagtacttcctctctgctctaaaagataagcaacagcttaataacttttaaagaaaaaacatttctttgttatagctgatacaaatcctgcaatcaatctgcagtgtgtctacttcctgctttcatggaagcagacatagggttaccatcctgtgtttacaaattagccaaagcagtcagctgacacagctgagagatcaaattataccttgtgcttagtcacagatgaggggaaattagacaagctaaactctctagatacatacagggtgcattctcaggccttaattcactaaagggtggtaacacagttagcacgcctaaaagctttgcacgtgcaaactagggcgctaagtagtttgcacggtcaaagctgttactgatcgcgcgcTATTTGGTGCGCGCAAAACATCGCACCGGTGCGCACAAAAAGTACGCTTTTTAGGCTATTTTGCACGCGCACTGGTGCGATGTTTCGTGCGCATATTAGCGTGTGCAAAggtgctttgcatgtgctaaggggcttttcactggcatgctaacacttagcaccacgctggtgaaaagccagttaaggcatgataagtttaggcgtgataagtttaggcgtgataagtttaggcatgataagtttagataagtttagatcacgcgcaaagtcccgcacgcaaagcagcgccattaaactctatgcgaagtgcaccagactttgctagcgcaaaactttggatcagctgtgcactgcagtgctaacccagttggtgctatagttatcacgcctaaacttatcacacctaaacttatcacacctaaacttatcacgtctaaactgagtttaggcgtgataaagggcttttcaccagcgtgctaactgttagcaccgatttgtgaatcaagccctttgtctcagaagccattttctgctaggaaagtgttttattgttggaatttcttatcagtgagggtcacactgtagtcacttcctgtctgagtcaggactgagtcagccacttacatacctgatatttaactttcaggcagagaaagagaaaaaaaagaacacagcctagttatttgtgtgctaggcactgtacatacacatgtctatctcatcatgtcacatgacagttcgggtatcctttaacgaaTGGAGTACACCCATGGGTGCCATGGGAGGGGGGTGCACGTTTGCGTGAACGCACACATAAGCCCACATTACGCCTCCAACGGGCTGACGTGAATGTGATTAAAGAAACTGAATGTGATTAAAGAAACTCATCCAATAAGAGAGTACTTATTTAGTTTACCTAtcttgttgtttttagtgttcatgGTCAGATTTAGGGAAAATGTGATATGGAAAAAatgaatatttctgctggtttccatctttactgttagtCTTTAGAGACTTCCTCCCTGTACTCCCCTGCTTTTGGTAATGAGATCAAAATTTCAAAGCTTtaccatttcacaactgagggggtTTTACCTCTTGAGCACCAGAACACTTTTCACCATTCAGTGCTTctttcattcattcgccaataactttatcactacttatcacaaagaattgatctatatcttgcttttgttcgccaccaattaggctttctgtgggtgatacgttatgccaagatttattttattctaaatgttttttagcgggaaaataagagaaaaattggagaaaaaaaacattatttttcagttttcgcccattatagtttttaaataatgcatgttacCGTAGTTAAAATCCACATCATTTACTggctattacaccgtttaaattatgtccctatcacaatgtctggtgccaatattttatttggatataaaggtgcattttttcagttttgcttccatcactatttacaagcccataatttaaaaaaataacagtaatataccctcttgacatacatattaaaaatgttcagtccctatggtaactatttatgtattttttatttttttgacaattttttttattattataaaaaaaaatgtttgggtacttggaggagagtgtgggagagaaatgttttttttttttaatgtaaaaaaatgcttaatggaaaaaaaaaccaaacaaacttgttgatgtagttttactatttggccacaagatggcctcagtaattttttttatgtgtcCTGTAAGCGAactatgtatgcttacaggaagtgtactgaggatggtaaactttttttttcacaatgatcgcgtggCTTCTCAAAGGCGCCACCAatcattgctacggggacttacTGTACATCTTAGAACTGCATTGCCATTCATTGAtccccgggcgagcgggcagtgatGTGAACGAGCGCAGGAGCGTGTGCACTAGCGAGCGAGAGTGCGGACAGGGGCGGTGGTGGCTAGAGTACCTATTTCTATGCCCCAGACGCGGAAGTAAagcttaaaggggcgtagatatactgtacggggGCGGGGAAGTGGTGCTCCCTTAAAAGCTCAGAGCATTTACGAGCCTCCCTGAGcaaggaaggggggtggggttagTTTTGCAAAAGGAAAAACCTAAAAATGCCATGAATAGCCACAACTCCAAATGGTTTTGCGCACTCAGCCATTTACCAATTAGCAAGTCCCTGTGGGCACAAAACACGTTGGTGTGTGGCCTTTAGCAACCTTGTCGTTATTCCTTTGAGAAGTTAGGACTCTTAACAGTGTGTAGACTTATCCTTTCTCAGACCACATAATGCATGACTGTCTCATAGCTTTGGTCACTTACCTTTGAATATGAAGTCTACATGGGGCAGGTTGAAGTTCAACCACTCCAGGAAGCAGCGTTCCTTTAGAGATAAGTTGTGATGTCCCTCATTGAAGTCCCACTGTATTATATCCTCATATTCCATGCTCTCCCTCTGAGCCAGGTTCATGTCCTGAATATGGTCGCTTTGGGCCAACAGGAAGATGGGCTTCACTCTATACCCTTCAACCACAACTTCCCTGAACCAGGTCTGCCTTAGTGCATTTCTCCTCTCCGTGGCCTGCGGGTGGGACTTTATGGCTAGTAGCAGCAGCGGTTCTGTGATCTCCTGAATCTGGTCTGTTGGAGGGACGAGGAGAAGGGAACAGCGGTAACTCTGCAGGTAAGGAAACTCCAGCAAGTACTGTGAATAGTTGAGGTGATAAGTGGAATTCTTGTCTTCAAGAGTAACTGACTGTCTCTCAATCCGAGGAGGGATTTCCTGGACTTCCTTGACTTTCTGTGGCTGGAGCGCAGGGGGTATTTTTCGGACTTCTAGTCCTATATTGGGACGATTAAGAATTCTATAGACGATGCAGATGAAGATAGTTATATAAAGGGAAAGATGGGCCAGAAGCATCAGCCGGATCCTCATATTTTCCTGTAGAAACAGATCAACAGATGTATTACtaattattaaataaataaactatAGTACGTTCTAATCCTATCCCACCCTGTAGTTATCTGTAACTAATTTATTGGGAATTAATTTATCTTTGTTTTGATTTCATTTTCATATTTGTATCGATACGGGACTATTTACAGTGATTTGCAAAAgtcttcggcccccttgaagttttccacattttgtcacattactgccacaaacatgaatcaattttattggaattccacgtgaaagtccAACACAAAGTGGTCTACACGTgagaacaaaacatatccatgtgttagaatggcccagtcaaaatccagttctaaatccaatcgagaatctgtagcaagatctgaaaactgctgttcacaagcgctgtccatctaatctgactgagctggagctgttttgcaaagaagaataggcaaggatttcagtctctagatgtgcaaagctggaagagacataccctaaaagactggcggctgtaattgcagcaatctacaaagtattgactcagggggctgaattattacgcacaccccactttgcagttatttttttttttaaatgtttggaatcatgtatgattttcgttccacttctcacatgtacaccactttgttttggtctttcacgtggaattccaataaaattgattcacgtttgtggcagtaatatgacaaaatgtgaaaaacttcaagggggccgaatacttttgcaacccactgtataaaggTGGGAGTGTACAGAACACCAGAAACCAGACACGGATGCTTGGACCATCTGGTGAACAAGCTCCACCTATTgctataactacaaatcatgcagaTTGACCGGCGGAACCCCAAGTGTATGTGTCCTACCTGTGCCCATGCTGAAGTCTCATCTGTCACACCGGTGGAAATCCTGGCCTCCTTCAGTGTCTGCGGTCACCGTGActacctgtaccatgtgacaccggcgcatgtgtgatgtcactataTGTGCATGTAtaagtgtcacatggtacaggcgctcGTGGTAACACCAGACACTGGAGGAGGGAAGGCATTGGCATGAGATAGGTGAGCTTTAAACGCAGcctgagaagtgtgtgtgtgtgtgtgtgtgtgggggggggggcggagcacaTATACTTTGTTTTCCAAtaacttcatgctgaaatctatcagaaattggtgtgcagtgtgtgggcagccatGGATCCCTTTCCAAATCGATTTTATCAGGGaaggatctatctaatggtcgatctggtggcagattGTATGATCTAAGACCGCCTTAAGAGATTTAATTGTCgatt
This DNA window, taken from Hyperolius riggenbachi isolate aHypRig1 chromosome 3, aHypRig1.pri, whole genome shotgun sequence, encodes the following:
- the LOC137562489 gene encoding beta-1,3-galactosyltransferase 5-like, with the translated sequence MRIRLMLLAHLSLYITIFICIVYRILNRPNIGLEVRKIPPALQPQKVKEVQEIPPRIERQSVTLEDKNSTYHLNYSQYLLEFPYLQSYRCSLLLVPPTDQIQEITEPLLLLAIKSHPQATERRNALRQTWFREVVVEGYRVKPIFLLAQSDHIQDMNLAQRESMEYEDIIQWDFNEGHHNLSLKERCFLEWLNFNLPHVDFIFKGDDDEFVNPPVLVEYIGEYGTPHTLHGSVQHKARVFRGGKYQVSETLLSNSNYPDFLSGGGFIFPGPSVGLLYQASQELPVFPLDDVYFGFLALAANLTYRNDERFYVFGHDFNACTFQRALVVHGVKMEKLINLWPVVQGAKCGKSTVT